A window of the Gossypium hirsutum isolate 1008001.06 chromosome A03, Gossypium_hirsutum_v2.1, whole genome shotgun sequence genome harbors these coding sequences:
- the LOC107938852 gene encoding histone-lysine N-methyltransferase, H3 lysine-9 specific SUVH5 produces MAALRQKLGNGKSSSKLNRAKDGKRVIPCKGLFRDDKEKPFTAKWYETRRNIKKALSFYRELLDNKQLLNKLWQEHENGRNWGLKVHIRAAKVVVRTMGKWVNTSKQIGPISGTKIGDHFYWRGELSIVGLHHEFQRGIDYMKLINGKILATSIVDSGRYHNVDEFCSDKLAYCGEGDNPNKDQKLVRGNLALKNNMDDKMPVRVIRKVNDDGSGDRGCNYKFVYDGLFCVTEYWKEKGKFGKEIYKFLLRKCEEGDR; encoded by the coding sequence ATGGCGGCTCTGCGTCAAAAGCTTGGAAATGGTAAGTCTTCATCGAAACTTAACAGAGCTAAAGATGGCAAAAGAGTGATACCTTGTAAAGGTCTGTTTCGTGACGACAAAGAGAAGCCTTTTACTGCAAAATGGTATGAAACTCGTCGGAATATTAAGAAAGCTTTAAGCTTTTACAGAGAGTTACTCGACAACAAACAACTATTAAACAAGCTCTGGCAAGAACATGAAAATGGTCGAAACTGGGGCTTAAAAGTTCATATAAGAGCAGCTAAGGTTGTTGTTAGGACCATGGGGAAATGGGTTAACACCAGTAAGCAAATAGGACCCATTTCAGGGACTAAAATTGGTGACCATTTTTACTGGCGAGGTGAGTTAAGTATCGTTGGGCTTCACCATGAGTTTCAAAGAGGAATAGACTACATGAAACTTATCAATGGAAAAATCCTGGCTACAAGCATCGTTGATTCCGGTCGGTACCACAACGTCGATGAGTTTTGTTCGGATAAGTTGGCCTATTGCGGCGAAGGTGACAATCCCAATAAAGATCAAAAGCTTGTACGTGGGAACCTTGCGTTGAAGAACAATATGGATGATAAAATGCCGGTAAGGGTGATTCGTAAGGTCAATGATGATGGTAGTGGTGATCGTGGGTGTAACTATAAGTTTGTTTACGATGGATTGTTTTGTGTGACTGAATATTGGAAAGAGAAAGGGAAATTTGGTAAAGAAATTTACAAgtttttattaagaaaatgtgAAGAGGGTGATAGGTGA
- the LOC107938872 gene encoding uncharacterized protein, translating to MGKNEDPNLQQQREQSLESGNNEGHSRFLCGMVLSRISNEFSFRCVFVLFLSLSVLLPGIFWILPFRSSNSGFEAKLAIKLSAPVHACFTLQKPVSELVDHIQKLEYDIYEEIGVLDTKVAILSMRPSGESNSTNVVFGFLSNPVHRPISPVALSVLRSSLIELFLRRSNLTLTTPIFGQPSKFEILKFRGGITVIPVQSASIFQITQFLFNFTLYNSISEIEHKCIELRDQLKYGLHLRSYENLFVRLTNKNGSTMSSPVIVQASVMDSFGNMLPQRLKQLAQTITHSPARNLGLNNSDFGKVKSISLSSYLKGTLHASPPTPSPTSAPQPSISLHPNFAPTHPPRLSPKIHRFPPCPKCNTASPSAHRPLHSPAPTPPISPASSSVVAHPPPPCPYSHPAVPPSPPSKSYSNVIPKHPPLMSPRSQLSPPNLPPIASVSYGSRPGQGMEHTKGPVAAPVAKSPTVQSPSSVAVRVSLKEFHLLGVLGVLIFHQLL from the exons ATGGGGAAAAATGAGGACCCCAATCTACAGCAACAAAGAGAACAGAGCCTTGAATCAGGGAACAATGAAGGGCATTCGAGATTCTTGTGTGGGATGGTTTTGTCGAGGATTTccaatgagtttagtttcagatGTGTTTTTGTTTTGTTCCTTAGCTTGTCGGTTTTGTTGCCCGGGATCTTTTGGATCCTCCCTTTTCGTTCTTCAAACTCTGGGTTTGaagctaagctagctattaagctCAGCG CCCCAGTTCATGCATGTTTTACACTTCAAAAACCAGTTTCTGAGCTTGTTGATCATATTCAAAAGTTGGAGTATGATATCTATGAAGAAATAGGTGTTCTGGATACCAAG GTGGCTATCTTATCCATGCGTCCATCGGGTGAATCTAACTCTACTAATGTCGTGTTTGGTTTTCTTTCCAATCCCGTGCATCGTCCGATAAGTCCAGTAGCCCTTAGCGTGCTGAGATCATCTTTAATCGAGCTGTTCCTCAGGCGATCCAATCTGACTTTGACAACTCCGATTTTTGGACAGCCTTCCAAGTTTGAGATTTTAAAGTTTCGTGGGGGCATCACTGTAATTCCTGTACAATCTGCTTCCATATTTCAGATAACCCAGTTTCTATTTAACTTTACACTGTATAACTCGATATCTGAAATTGAACACAAATGCATCGAGTTAAGGGATCAGCTGAAGTACGGTCTACATTTGAGGTCTTATGAG AACTTGTTTGTGCGATTAACGAACAAAAATGGCTCCACAATGTCGTCGCCAGTCATAGTTCAGGCTTCGGTGATGGATAGTTTTGGTAACATGCTGCCTCAGAGATTAAAGCAGTTGGCTCAAACCATCACGCACTCTCCTGCAAGGAATCTCGGTCTCAATAACTCGGACTTTGGTAAAGTTAAAAGCATTAGCTTATCATCTTATTTGAAGGGTACACTTCATGCTAGCCCTCCCACTCCTTCACCGACTTCAGCTCCACAGCCATCTATTTCACTGCATCCTAATTTTGCTCCAACTCACCCGCCAAGATTGTCACCCAAGATTCATCGTTTTCCGCCTTGCCCTAAGTGCAATACTGCTTCTCCATCTGCTCATCGTCCCCTTCATTCGCCAGCTCCCACTCCTCCAATCTCTCCTGCATCTTCTAGTGTAGTGGCACATCCCCCTCCCCCTTGTCCGTACTCTCATCCCGCAGTTCCACCAAGTCCTCCATCCAAATCCTATTCTAACGTAATTCCTAAGCACCCACCGTTAATGAGCCCCCGATCACAGTTGTCCCCCCCAAATCTACCACCAATAGCTTCAGTGTCTTATGGGTCTCGTCCAGGCCAAGGTATGGAGCACACAAAAGGGCCAGTTGCTGCACCGGTTGCTAAGTCTCCAACAGTGCAATCTCCGTCAT CCGTAGCAGTACGTGTTTCCCTCAAGGAATTCCATTTATTAGGAGTATTGGGTGTCTTAATCTTTCATCAACTTTTATGA